Within Mongoliitalea daihaiensis, the genomic segment ATTTGTTGTTGGTAGAGATTATCGGGGAAAAATACGCGACTTTATACAAAGAAAAAGTTGCTGTGAAGATCGGACAAGGAGGGATTAACCAACGATTAATTCAAGCCGATGCCGAAAAAAGAGCCTTGCATACCCTTCAACACTTTAAAAACCTAATAGATGGAGAAGGAATTACAGAAATCTTTGCTTTCGCCACTTCTGCCGTAAGAAATGCCGAAAATGGGCAAGCTTTTGTAACGAAAGTATTACAGACAATCGGTATAAACATCAACGTCATCGATGGGGTCCAAGAAGCCCAAATGATCTATGAAGGCATCCGTCTCAGTGGGGCATTAAATGAAGATGTCTCTCTTATGATGGACATTGGTGGGGGGTCTGTGGAATTTATCATCGGCACCCAACAATCCGTACTTTGGAAACAAAGCTTTGAGATAGGAGGACAGCGGATGTTGGATCTTTTTCATTACCATGATCCAATCCTTCCCGAAGAAACCGAAAACCTATTTGAATACCTTGCAGGCAACCTCGAAGAATTAAGCGTAGCTATACAGAATTACCAACCATCACGATTTGTGGGTGCTTCCGGAACCTTTGATACTTTATCCGACATCTACTATGCTTCTTTGCACAAGCACAAAACCAGAGAGGAGAGCGTGTTTTTACTCCCAAGAACTGCCTTCGACCAAATTTCCAACCAATTACATACCTTACCGAAAGAGGAGCGACTCAAAATCCCTGGCATGATTCCAATGCGTGTGGACATGATTGTCGTCGCATCTTGTTTGATTGAATTTATTTTAGGATTCCTTTCGGTAGAACTATTAGTATGTTCTAATTTTGCCCTCAAAGAAGGGGCCATCGCCC encodes:
- a CDS encoding Ppx/GppA phosphatase family protein; its protein translation is MRPRKAAIIDMGTNTFHLLLVEIIGEKYATLYKEKVAVKIGQGGINQRLIQADAEKRALHTLQHFKNLIDGEGITEIFAFATSAVRNAENGQAFVTKVLQTIGININVIDGVQEAQMIYEGIRLSGALNEDVSLMMDIGGGSVEFIIGTQQSVLWKQSFEIGGQRMLDLFHYHDPILPEETENLFEYLAGNLEELSVAIQNYQPSRFVGASGTFDTLSDIYYASLHKHKTREESVFLLPRTAFDQISNQLHTLPKEERLKIPGMIPMRVDMIVVASCLIEFILGFLSVELLVCSNFALKEGAIAQLMGKDSLAVAEK